In Cotesia glomerata isolate CgM1 linkage group LG1, MPM_Cglom_v2.3, whole genome shotgun sequence, one genomic interval encodes:
- the LOC123271229 gene encoding isovaleryl-CoA dehydrogenase, mitochondrial translates to MNINLRNSLRLFNFTKIKSFECSSRSASQYYPIDENIFGLNDQQKELRTAVFNFAQKELAPKAAQIDKTNNFDDLRSFWKKLGSLGLLGITAKPEYGGTGGSYLDHVIVMEELSRASASIALSYGAHSNLCINQIQRNGTEEQKLKYLPKLCSGEHFGALAMSEPGSGSDVVSMKTKAEKHGDYYILNGNKFWITNGCDADTLVVYAKTNLTTDKPQHGITAFIVEKGTEGFTNGVKLDKLGMRGSNTAELIFQDCKIPAKNILGQLNKGVYVLMSGLDLERLVLAGGPLGITQACCDIAFQYAHDRKQFNRRIAEFQMIQAKIADMYTTLSANRSYLYSVARACDANHINRKDCAAVILLCAESATKVALDAIQILGGNGYINDYPTGRLLRDAKLYEIGAGTSEIRRMIISREITEEYS, encoded by the exons atgaatattaatctgCGTAATAgtttaagattatttaattttacaaaaataaaatccttCGAGTGCAGCTCTCGAAGCGCATCTCAGTATTATCCAATTGATGAGAATATTTTTGGATTAAATGACCAACAAAAAGAG ttaagaacggctgtttttaattttgcgcAAAAAGAACTGGCCCCAAAAGCTGCGCAAATAGATAAAACAAACAACTTTGATGACCTACGG tcaTTTTGGAAGAAGCTAGGAAGCTTAGGCCTCTTAGGAATAACTGCAAAGCCAGAGTATGGAGGCACAGGTGGAAGTTATTTGGACCACGTTATCGTGATGGAAGAATTAAGTCGCGCTTCCGCTTCTATCGCCTTGAGTTACGGCGCTCACTCGAATTTATGCATCAATCAGATCCAACGAAATGGAACTGAAGAGCAGAAACTCAAGTACCTGCCAAAG CTGTGCAGCGGGGAGCATTTTGGAGCTTTAGCAATGTCCGAACCAGGTTCAGGATCCGATGTCGTGTCAATGAAAACGAAAGCTGAAAAACACGGCGACTACTACATTCTAAACGGCAATAAATTTTGGATCACTAATGGATGTGATGCAGATACACTTGTTGTTTATGCTAAAACAAATTTAACCACCGACAAACCACAGCATGGCATAACTGCGTTCATTGTTGAAAAAGGTACCGAAGGATTTACCAATGGAGTTAAATTGGACAAACTTGGCATGCGCGGTTCTAATACAGCGGAATTAATCTTTCAAGATTGCAAAATACccg CGAAGAATATATTAGGCCAGTTAAATAAAGGTGTCTATGTTTTGATGAGCGGGTTGGATTTGGAGAGACTGGTTCTAGCTGGTGGTCCATTGGG GATCACTCAAGCTTGCTGCGACATAGCGTTCCAATACGCTCATGACCGCAAACAATTCAATAGAAGAATAGCTGAGTTTCAAATGATCcaa gcCAAGATAGCTGACATGTACACTACTCTAAGTGCAAACAGAAGCTACTTATACTCTGTAGCCAGAGCTTGTGACGCGAATCACATAAATCGTAAAGATTGCGCTGCAGTTATTCTTCTCTGTGCAGAAAGCGCGACAAAAGTTGCGTTAGATGCAATTCAAATccttg GAGGAAATGGATACATCAATGATTACCCAACGGGTCGCTTGCTGAGAGACGCAAAATTGTATGAAATAGGAGCAGGAACGAGTGAAATCAGAAGAATGATAATCagtcgagaaattactgaggagtattcttaa
- the LOC123271219 gene encoding structural maintenance of chromosomes protein 5, whose amino-acid sequence MSGEAFRDKGVIKKIYLKDFITYNEVTVTPGRNLNMIIGPNGTGKSTLVSALALGFGATPKTLGKSCPIGDYVRRGCERATIVIHVQHSPHRILQLTRIITTENKSTWIIDGKPVTESKVREVINDLNIQVNNLCQFLPQERVQDFAGLDARQLLISTEKSVGDPRLHGFHTQLIEFRGKEGQMIAEIEQKKSKLDIDKQTFARLEESVSTIKERTTMINKLKKLNQKKAWMEYNDAKKVTTETKAQKDQLSLELIQLQESLAPSDALIKKKKNEIRNLENLVNSHNRKITEHEIKLNTTVEKFENCHCDINNIKKESTMEIELEKSRDQEIKKAEILKNKLENDKPLLIQELGSVEVITKRFQECDYLLENQKRVTEDLSDKTSRLRNECDKMKYEISNFQRLIKNLKNVEDKCMDILRQCSSDTFEGVQWLRRNTDKFQGKIFEPMILTLQVDHPDHAKYVERVIPQRDLIAFVCESKDDMNSLLTYLREERKLVINAVHSDPNKNYNNRPHIPLDQLRQLGFQNYLIDFIDAPPTVMNYLVSMYNIHNIPVGTAAVENQADHVPDSISLYFSPNNSYSVRRSKYTGDKSTSISQLSGTRYFNVNIDTRKIQALEQKVVDYQRHLDDYNQQMETVVGQHQEECRKLEEIRNNKAKLRSDLSQIQKLEADINVAKIKLQKLQIDRKSIESIKGNAQQRILRAIKKQIGYYTECNQLYEKVVLMSSQAKTDSFKLKLMQQELIKFSEESQTLRENVERVRENVRKLEKELDGMMKALREYKKKAVEETDNIDSDDPRFKRIQAAFNKLPGTFTEIEEAMQAAKAKLYCLDRTENGEQILAEYDKLSHDIEKLEGEIKALEEKRQESKEQISKLHDEWIPLISGLVEKIGTNFSEYFESVGCVGEIKLHVPENPKDYDQYEMQISVKFRDADELQIFDRQRQSGGEKAFTTAVYMLALQEMCNVPFRCVDEINQGMDPIYERRVMDLLVELTTNRSGSQYFLITPKLLPHLHYNDNCRIHVVHNGPWVQPTDKFNVQHFYSRISV is encoded by the exons atGTCTGGTGAAGCTTTTCGAGATAAAggtgttattaaaaaaatataccttAAAGATTTTAt cACGTACAATGAAGTTACTGTGACACCAGGTCGTAATTTGAATATGATCATTGGACCCAATGGTACTGGAAAATCAACATTGGTTTCAGCTCTAGCTCTTGGATTCGGTGCAACACCCAAAACACTCGGCAAATCATGCCCGATTGGTGATTATGTTCGTAGAGGATGCGAGAGAGCCACCATCGTAATTCATGTTCAACATTCACCCCATAGAATTCTACAGCTGACTCGTATAATTACCACTGAAAATAAATCAACCTGGATAATTGACGGAAAACCTGTTACTGAGAGTAAAGTTCGTGAAGTTATCAACGATTTGAACATAcag gttAACAATCTCTGTCAATTCTTACCACAAGAACGCGTCCAAGATTTCGCCGGCCTTGATGCACGTCAGCTGTTGATAAGTACTGAGAAGTCTGTCGGAGATCCACGATTACACGGCTTCCATACCCAGCTGATTGAATTTCGTGGTAAAGAAGGACAAATGATTGCTGAGATAGAACAGAAAAAGTCTAAGCTAGACATTGACAAGCAGACTTTCGCCAGGTTGGAAGAGTCTGTATCAACCATAAAAGAACGGACCACAATGAtcaacaaattgaaaaaattgaaccaGAAGAAGGCTTGGATGGAATACAACGATGCCAAAAAAGTAACGACTGAAACTAAAGCACAAAAAGATCAACTGTCTCTggaattaattcaattacaaGAATCACTTGCTCCCTCTGATGCACTTatcaaaaaaaagaagaacGAAATAAGAAACTTAGAGAATTTGGTTAACAGTCACAATCGTAAAATCACTGAGCACGAAATAAAGTTGAATACTACCGTAGAAAAATTCGAGAATTGTCACTGTgacataaataatatcaaaaaagaATCTACTATGGAGATAGAGCTCGAAAAGTCACGGGACCAAGAAATAAAGAAAGCTGAAAtcctcaaaaataaattagaaaatgaCAAGCCTTTGCTGATTCAAGAGCTAGGATCTGTGGAAGTAATTACAAAGCGTTTTCAAGAATGTGATTATTTACTTGAGAACCAAAAGCGAGTAACTGAAGATCTATCCGACAAAACTTCAAGATTAAGAAACGAATGTGACAAAATGAAGTATGAAATCAGCAACTTTCAacgtttgataaaaaatttgaagaatgtTGAGGACAAATGCATGGATATTCTCCGACAGTGTAGCAGCGATACGTTTGAAGGTGTCCAGTGGCTTCGGAGGAACACTGATAAGTTCCagggtaaaatttttgaacccaTGATCCTGACGCTTCAAGTAGATCATCCTGATCACGCCAAGTACGTCGAGCGTGTTATACCTCAGCGTGATTTGATCGCTTTTGTATGCGAGAGCAAAGACGACATGAATTCTCTGTTGACTTATTTAAGAGAGGAGCGTAAATTGGTCATCAACGCAGTTCATTCAgacccaaataaaaattacaacaacAGACCTCACATTCCGCTGGACCAGCTCCGTCAATTGGGCTTCCAGAATTATTTGATTGACTTTATTGATGCTCCTCCGACtgtaatgaattatttagtgTCTATGTATAACATTCACAACATTCCCGTTGGTACAGCTGCGGTTGAAAACCAAGCTGATCACGTTCCCGACAGCATTTCTTTGTACTTCTCTCCGAATAATTCCTACAGTGTCAGAAGGTCCAAGTACACTGGAGACAAGTCTACAAGTATTTCGCAATTAAGTGGGACGCGTTACTTCAATGTTAATATTGATACCAGAAAAATTCAAGCTCTTGAGCAAAAAGTAGTGGATTATCAGCGTCATCTGGATGATTATAATCAACAAATGGAGACTGTTGTTGGACAACACCAAGAAGAGTGCAGAAAATTGGAGGAGATAAGGAATAATAAAGCCAAGCTTAGGTCTGATTTGAGTCAAATCCAAAAGCTAGAGGCTGATATTAATGTTGCGAAGATTAAACTTCAGAAATTGCAGATTGACCGGAAGAGTATTGAGTCGATTAAGGGTAATGCTCAGCAAAGAATTTTACGagctattaaaaaacaaattggtTATTATACAGAGTGTAATCAATTGTATGAAAAAGTTGTGCTGATGTCCTCGCAGGCGAAGACTGATTcgtttaaattgaaattgatgCAGCAAGAGTTGATTAAGTTTAGTGAAGAGTCACAAACTTTGAGAGAAAATGTGGAAAGAGTTAGGGAAAATGTTAGGAAGTTAGAGAAAGAACTTGATGGAATGATGAAGGCGCTCAGGGAGTACAAGAAGAAAGCAGTAGAAGAAACTGATAATATTGATTCAGATGACCCACGTTTCAAGAGAATCCAAGCGGCTTTTAATAAACTTCCGGGTACTTTTACGGAGATTGAAGAAGCTATGCAGGCGGCTAAAGCCAAGCTTTATTGTCTAGACAGAACTGAAAATGGCGAGCAGATTCTGGCTGAGTATGATAAGTTGAGTCatgatattgaaaaattggAGGGTGAAATAAAAGCGCTTGAAGAAAAAAGGCAGGAGAGCAAGGAGCAGATCAGTAAGTTACACGATGAATGGATACCTCTTATTAGCGGATTAGTCGAAAAAATCGGGACTAATTTTTCTGAGTACTTTGAGAGTGTCGGGTGTGTTGGAGAAATAAAGCTACATGTCCCTGAAAATCCAAAAGACTACGATCAGTATGAGATGCAGATTTCTGTAAAGTTCCGTGATGCTGACGAACTTCAGATATTTGACAGACAGAGGCAGAGTGGAGGCGAAAAGGCTTTTACTACTGCGGTTTACATGCTTGCGCTTCAAGAAATGTGCAACGTTCCCTTCAGATGCGTTGATGAAATCAACCAGGGAATGGATCCTATCTATGAAAGACGCGTCATGGATTTGCTGGTTGAGTTGACTACCAACAGATCTGGCTCTCAGTACTTTTTAATCACGCCTAAATTGCTTCCGCATTTACATTACAACGACAATTGCAGGATTCATGTTGTACACAATGGTCCATGGGTTCAGCCTACTGACAAATTCAATGTTCAGCATTTCTACTCAAGAATttcagtttaa